The Paramicrobacterium fandaimingii DNA segment CGACACGTGCCTCGTGGGCGGTGTTACCGTCTCAGCATCCGATGGCTCAATGTGCGGCGGTTCAGGCGCGCGGCGCCGTTGACTCGCGCACGACGAGCTCGAGCGGCATCATCGTGGCGTTTGGCACCGTCTCGTCTCCGTCGATCAGCCGCAGCAGGATGCCGGCCATGGCGTCGCCCATCTGCTCCGGTGACTGGTCGACGGTGGTCAGCGGCGGGGATGCTGTCGCCGCATACCTGTCGTTGTCGAAGCCGACGACCGAGATGTCGTCTGGCACGCGCAGCCCGGCGCTGCGCAGTGCCGAGTACGCGCCGACAGCCATCTGGTCGTTTGCGGCGAAGACCGCGTCGATGCGCTCGGAGTTGTGCAGCAGCGAGCGCATGGCTGTGGCGCCGTCGGCCGGTGAGAAGTCGCCATAGGTGACGAGTGAGTCGTCGAGCCCTGCGTTCGCGATCGCTGCCCGCCAGCCGTCGAGCCGGTCATGGCCACCGGGCATATCGGTGCGCCCAGCGATCGTTGCGATGCGGGTGTGCCCCAGGTCGATCAGATGCTGGGTCGCCATGCGCGCTCCATCGACGTTGTCGACGTCGACGTAGAACCCCTCGATCGCCTCGGGGATGAGCGGCCGCCCCGCGAAGACCATGGGAACCGTCGCACCCAGCTGCGTGTACGAATGGTCGCTCACGTGGTGCGACACGATGAGAGCGCCGTCGACGTTTCCACCGCGCAGGTAGCGCCGTGTCTTCGCCGAGGAGGTCTCTGTCTCCATCAGCAGGCTGAGCGTGTATTCGGTGTCGGCGAGGTGCAAGGCGACGCCTTGCACAATCGACGAGAAGAAGGGGTCATCGAACACCTTCGACGCGGTCTCGGGAACGATCACCGCGATGGCCTGCGTCTTCTTGCTCGCGAGGGACCGGGCGACGCGATTGGGCACATAGCCGAGCTCGTCGATTGCGGCGGTGACGAGCGCCACGACCTCGTCAGTCACCTTCGGTGAGTTGTTGACGACGCGCGACACCGTCGCCCGAGAGACGCCGGCGCGTGCGGCGACGGCCTCGAGGGTGGGCGCGCTCGAGGTCACGATTGTGCGATCCGTCATCGCGCCCGACCCCCTTCGGCAGTCGAAAAACTGCGTGTCACCAGCTTAATGCGCGGATGCCGTCTCGCTGCGAACATCGGAGCGAACCTGCGCGATCAGCTCGGAGTATGCGCGGCCCGAGTCTTTCACCGTGCGTTCGAGCGTGTCGTAGTCGACCCGCACGATGCCGAAGCGCTTGTCGTAGCCCCACGACCACTCGAAGTTGTCGAGCAGCGACCACACGAAGTAGCCGCGCACGTCGGCGCCGTCTGCGATCGCGTCAGAGATCGCCTGCACGTGGTCGCGAATGTATGCAGTGCGCTCAGGGTCATGCACACGACCGTCATCCGAGACCACGTCGTCGTATGCGGCGCCGTTCTCTGTGACATACAGCGGAGGGAGGTTCGGGTACTCACGGCCAAGACGCGTGAGCAGCACGCGCAGCCCCGAGGGGTTGACCTCCCAGCCCATTGCCGTGCGGGGCAGCCCGCGTGAGGGGAACGCGAGGTGCTCGCTGCCGATCCAGGGGGAGCGGATGCTGCGGTCCGTCGCTCCGGAATGACCGTCAGAGCCCTCCGCGGGGTGCCCCGAGACCTGGTCGTCGTGGTAGTGGTTCACGCCGAGAAAATCGATCGGAGTGCCGATGATCTGCAGGTCGCCCGGCTTGATCAGCTCGCGCAAACCGAACTGCTCAAGGTCGGCGAGAGTGTCGTCTGCGTATGCGGCCGTGACGATCGGCTCGAGAAACACGCGGTTCTGCAGCACGTCGAAACGGCGAGCCGCCTCCACGTCCACGGGGTCGTTCTCGTCGAGCGGTATCGCGTTTGACAGGTTGAGGGTGATGCCGAGGCTCTCGGCGCCGAGCTCGCGAAGCCGGTTAACGGCGAGCCCGTGCGCGAGGTGCTGATGGTGGATGGCCGCAACCGCGGCATCCGGTTCTTGCCTGCCCGGCGCGTGAACGCCGGCCGCGTACCCGAGCAGCGACGAGCAGAAGGGCTCGTTGAACGTCGTCCAGTGCTTCACGCGGTCACCGAGAGCGTCGTACATCACCTCGGCGTAGCGCACAAAGCGCTCGGCCGTCTCTCGGTTCGCCCAGCCCCCGCGCTCCTCGAGAGCCTGCGGAAGATCCCAGTGGTACAAGGTCATCCAGGGCAGGATTCCGGCCTCGAGCAGCTCGTCGACGAGTCGACTGTAGAAGTCGACGCCCTGCTGATTGACGTCGCCGTCGTCAGGCAGCACACGCGACCAGCTCGTCGAGAAGCGGTAGGTGTCGAGACCGATTTCGCGCATGATCGCAACGTCTTCGCGATAGCGGTGGTAATGATCGACGGCGGTCTCGAGATTCTCGCCTCGGGCGACCGCGCCCGGCACGCGGGCGAAGGCGTCCCACACGGAGTCACGCTTGCCCTCCTCGTGGCCTGCGCCCTCAACCTGAGCGGCAGCGGTGGCGGATCCCCACATGAATGTCGGCGGGAAATTGAGTGTCATCAGCCCTTCACGGCTCCTTGCATAATTCCAGAAATGAGTTGCTTGCCTGCCACTACGAAGAGTACAAGCAGCGGGACGGTTGAGAGTATCGCGCCGGCCAGCACGATCGAGTAGTCGACATAGTGTGCCGACTGCAGCTGACTGAGAGCTGTCTGCAGCGTCGGGTTCGTTGAATCGAGCACGAGCAGCGGCCAGAGAAAGTCGGTCCAAGCGGTCATGAACGTGAACAGGGCGAGGATCGCCATGGCGGGGCGCGCGGCGGGAACCGCGACGTGGAAGAAGGTGCGAATCATATTCGCGCCGTCGACGCGGGCCGCCTCGAGAAGTTCGTCTGGAATGACGTCGACGAGGTACTGCCGCATGAAGAACACCCCGAAGGCTGTGACCAGCAGCGGAATGATGACCGCGCCGATGCTTCCCGTCCAGCCCCACGTGCGCATCAGCATGAAGAGCGGAATGATGCCGAGCTGGGTTGGGACGGCGAGCGTGGCGATGACGAACACCATCAGGCCATTGCGGCCGCGAAAGCGCAGCTTGGCAAACGCGTAGCCAGCGAGTGTCGAGAACGTCACGACAGACAGGGTGACGACGCACGAGATGATGAGGCTGTTGCCGAGTGCCTTCCAGAACGGAATCGATTCGAACACCACCTGCGCGTTGATCCAGAATCGTCCGCCGGGAAGCAGCGGCGGCCACGAGAGGCCGAAATCCGAGTTCTGACGGGTCGACATGACGAACGACCACCAGAGCGGGTACGCGGAGCACACGAGAAACACCGTGAGAAGCCCGTACGTGAGAAAGCCTGGGCGGCGATCGATGCCGAAGAAGCGGCGGCGCCTCGGAGCATCCGGTGCTGTCTTCTTCTGCGTGACTGCGATGCTCATCGCGAGACCTCCTTGTTGCGGTACGCGGCCAATCGTCGCTGGCGTCTGGTCGTCGATACCTTTGTCTCTGCCGTTGCGATCGACCTTGACAATAGGAAGTTGATCAGCCCGATGCCGACGATGATGAGAAACAGCAGCCACGCGATGGCTGACGCTTCGCCGAAGTTTTGTCGGAAGAACGCCATCTCCCAGAGGTAGAGCACTGTCGTCTGGAACTGCCGCTGAGAGCCGCCAGCCGTCGCCGCATCGAACATGCGGGGTTCGACGAAGATCTGCAGACCCCCGATGGTCGCCGTGATGATGACGAAGACCATGGTTGGTCGGATGCTGGGGAGAGTGATGCTGAAGAATCGGCGCAGCATTCCGGCGCCATCGAGCGCCGCGGATTCGTGCACGTCGCGGGGGACTGACTGCATGGCGGCAAGCAGGATGAGAGCGTTGTAGCCCGTCCAGCGCCAGTTCACCATCGTGGCGATGGCAATGTGGCTCGGCAGCGTGTCGGTTTTCCAGCCGATGGCGTCGAGACCGAAGTTCTGCAGCATGTTGTTGATGAGGCCGTAGTCCTCACTGAACATGTTCGAGAAGATCAGTGCGACGGCGGCAGGGGTGACGACGTAGGGAAGCAGGATGCTCATGCGCCAGAACGTCTTCGAGCGAATGTTCTGGTCGAGGATCGCAGCGATGAACGTCGCAGCGATGAGCTGCGGAATCGACGAGAGCACGAAGATGCTGAACGTGTTGAACAGCGAGTTCCAGAAGAACTCGTCCTGCAGCACGCTGACGAAGTTGTCGATGCCGACGAAATCGCCCTGGCCTTTGAGAAGGTCCCAGTCATAGAGAGAGACGACGAACGTATAGATGAGCGGAAAGAGGCCGACGAGCCCGAAGACGATGAAGAACGGGGCGACGTAGGCGTAGGGGGACGCCTTGACGTCGAGGCGGCTGAGCCAGTGGCGCCGACGCTCGGCGCGGTCTGGCGTGCGTGGGGAGGAGGAGTGGGAAGGCGTTGTCTTGCCCGGGGTGAGTGTCGCAGTCATGAGAGCCCAATCGTGTGGGGCTCCCTGGTCTCCCAGGGAGCCCCGTGGCATCAGTTGTCGATGACGAGTTCCTGCAGAAGGTCGAGTGCCTTCTGCCAGGCTTCATCTGCTGTCGCTTCCTGCTGGTCGAGCAGGTTGAGCGCTGGTCCGAAGACGTTCTCCTGAATCACGGAGTCGTCCGGGCCCTTGAACTGCGCCTGAACGCCCTTGGCGCGCTCGGCGAGAATCGCTCCGGTCGGCGCGTTGTTGAAGAGCTCGTTCGGGGTTGCTTCCTCGGCGAGAGTCTCTTCTGCCTTGATCGTGCTGGGGAAGTTGCCCGCAGCCTTTGACTGCTTGACCTGCTGCTCAGGGTCGGTCAGCCACGCGGAGAGCTCGGCTGCCGCCTCGATGTGCTCCGATGAGGTGGGAACCGAGAGGAACGAGCCGCCCCAGTTCACCGGACCGCCGGGGTAGACGTCGGCGAAGTCCCAACCTGTGCTGGCATCGCCGCCGCCGGATTCAAGCGAGCCCTTGATCGTTCCGAGCATCCAGCCTGGGCAGACGAACGTGGCGAAGGAGCCGTCAACGAATGCCTTGCCTCCACCCCAGTCCCACGCGGTCTGTGCGGCGGACTGTCCGTTCAGCGTCGCCTCGGCGAGCTGGTTGAAGCGATCGTGCATCTCAGAATTGCCCTCGATGTTCAGGTCGCCGTCTGAGGTGTAGTACCCCTCGTCCATCTGGTTGACCATGGAATTCCAGACGAAGCCCGAGTGGTCGTACCAGGCCTTGCCGGTCTTCTCTGTGTACTCGGCGCCCAGTTCGAAGTAGGTGTCCCAGCTGGCGTCGTCGCCGCCGAAGAGGTCGGCGACATCGTCGCGATCGGTCGGCAGTCCGGCCTGCTCGAAGAGCGGGCCGTTGAAGCAGAGGCCGGTCGGGCCGATGTCTGTGCCGTAGCCGATGACGCGGCCGTCGGGGTCGGTTCCCTGGTCGAACTTCCAGTCGAGCCAGCGGTCCTTGATGTCTTGTGCGCCGTAGTCGTTGAGGTCGACGAAGCGGTCGGAGACCTCCATGATGGCGCCGAGCCAGCCTTCTTCGACCGCGACGATGTCGCTCAGCCCAGAGCCCGCGGCGATCTTGGTGAATGCATCGGTGCGGGCGTTTCCACCCGTGTCGATGTTCGTCGGCTTGATTGTGATGTTCGGGTTCAGCTTCTCGTATTCCTTGTACAGGTCGTCGTAGCCGAAGGTGCCGAACGTCGTGATGGTGAGGGTGATGTCTTCATCACCGGATGCTGCTGAGCCGCCGTCTGCTGAACAGCCAGTGGCCAGCATCGCGAAGGCTGCAACACCGGCAACGGTTCCTGCTGCCTTGGTGCGTCGTGAGAGTTTCACGGTCACTCCTTTGTGGATGGTTGATGTGGTGGGACGGTAGTGCCGATACGTGAGAGCGCTCTCATTTGGGGGCGTGAGAGCGCTCTCACGCAATCTGGACAAGACTCTAGGCCGCACAGAGTCACTTTGTCAACGGGCACTCGCGAGAGCGTCGCCACAGACCTTCAGGTTGCGTCACACGGGGATCGCCTAAGATTGGGAAGATCCGGTTTCCCTGTTTTCAAAAGGCATCTATGCGTCGCACGTCCCGAACCGCTGTCGCAACAGCGCTGTTCGCCGCTGCCGCGATGCTTCTCGCGGGGTGCGCAGTTGCCCCAGCGGATGCCGTGTCACGGCAGGAGCCCGATCGCCCCGTGCCGTCGGCCACAGCAACCCCGGTTGCGATTCCGACGGTCACCGAGGTCTCACCGGCATCCGGATCTCTCTCGGGCGGCGAGACCGTCACTCTCACGGGAGAATCGCTGTCGCAGGTGACGTCAGTGAAATTCGGCGACCAGACAGCGAGCGACCTCGCCGTCGTCGACGAGAAGACAATCACCGTCGTCGCCCCGAACCAGGCAACGTACCAGGCTGGTGCCGTCGACGTCACAGCGATGATCGGTGAGCAGGCTGCTCCGGCATACGACGAGCTCAGGTACGAGTACTCCGCAGAGACCGACGTCGACAGGCAGATGCAGTACGCGCTGACCTACTGGAAGGACTACAACGACGAGGAGTGGGGCGATTACAACCCGCTCGGCGGTGATTGCGCCAACTTCGTGTCGCAGACCCTCGCCACGCGCGGCTGGGAGCAGACGCCGACGTGGCGCAACAACTCGGGCAGCGCGACGTCTGCCTGGTCGTTCGTTCCCGCCCTCGACAGCTGGCTGCAGACAGTTCCCGGCGTCACCCGGCTGAGCAGCGACCAACGCGATCAGGTGGCCGTCGGTGACGTCGCGGTGTTCAGCTGGAGCGGAACCGGCTATCGCGACCATGTGATGATCGTCTCCGACGTGATCACGAACGACGATGGCAGCATCGACGTCAAGCTCGTGGGGCACAACGTCGACGACGACTTCCGTGACCTCGATGAGACCCTCACCGAGGAGCACCCCGGCGGCGACGTCTGGTTCTACTCGATTCCGTAGCGGGGAGCTGGCAACCGCGTTATCGGACCGGGCCCCTGGAGGTGCGCGCCCCAGCGCCCCCTGGTTGGCATGAGGATGTTCAATCATTCGGATCTCCCGTGAGACACGCCGCGATTTGGGCGACGACACGCCGGTATCGGGGTCGGGCCTCCGAATGAGTAAACGGTCGAGCGCGCGACTCAGCGTCACAGATCGACGAGAGGTGTATCAGCCTTTGAGTGCCGCATCGACAATGGTCTTCGCCTCGGTGAGCACCTGCTCGAGATGATCTGTGCCGCGAAACGACTCGGCGTAGATCTTGTAGACGTCTTCTGTGCCGCTCGGGCGCGCAGCGAACCACGCGTTCTCGGTGACGACCTTCACACCGCCGATTGCCGCGTCGTTGCCTGGCGCGTGCGACAGCTTCGCGGTGATCTGCTCGCCCGCAAGTTCGGTGGCATGGATGCTGTCGCCGTCGAGCTTCTTCAGAATTGCCTTCTGCTCGTCGGTCGCGGCGGCGTCGACGCGGCGGTAGGCCGGATCGCCGAAGCGCTCCGTGAGCTGCGCGTACAGCTGCGACGGGGACTTTCCGGTGACGGCACGAATCTCGGCGGCGAGAAGGCAGAGCACGATGCCGTCTTTGTCCGTCGTCCAGACTGTGCCGTTTGTGCGCAGAAAGCTCGCGCCCGCGCTCTCTTCACCGCCGAAGCCCACCGAGCCATCCACGAGCCCAGGCACAAACCACTTGAAGCCGACCGGAACTTCCCACAGCGTGCGATCGAGGGATGCTGCGACACGGTCGATCATCGAGCTTGAGACGAGGGTCTTGCCGATCGCGGCATCCGGATTCCACCCCGTACGGTGCTGGTAGAGATAGTCGACGGCCACGGCGAGGAAGTGATTGGGGTTCATCAGCCCCGCGTCTGGCGTGACGATGCCGTGCCTGTCGGCATCCGCGTCGTTGCCGGTGAGAATGTCGTAGTCGCCCCGATGGTTCAGAACCGACGCCATCGCGGAGGGGCTTGACGGATCCATGCGGATCTTGCCGTCCCAATCGAGGGTCATGAACCGCCACGTGGGGTCAACGAGCGGGTTCACGACGGTGAGGTCGATGTCATAGCGGTCGGCGATCGCCTGCCAATAATGCACGCTTGCGCCGCCGAGCGGGTCGGCGCCGATGCGAATATCCGACTTTCTGATCGCCTCCATGTCGATGATGTTCTCGAGGTCATCGACGTAGCGACCGCGAAAATCGTACGTGTCGACGGCGCTCGGTTCGGCGCGCTTCACCTCGGCGAGGCCGCCTTCGATCAGCGCGTTGGCGCGATCGGCGATCCGCGATGTTGCGTCGCTGTCGGCCGGCCCGCCGTGCGGTGGGTTGTACTTGAAGCCGCCGTCGCTCGGAGGGTTGTGGCTCGGCGTGATGATGATTCCGTCGGCGCGATTATGATGCGCCGGGTCGTTGTTGTACAGCAGAATCGCGTGGCTCAGCGCTGGCGTCGGCACGAAATCGTCGAATTCGTCGACGAGCACGTGCACTTTGTTGCCCACGAGCACTTCGAGCGCTGTGGTGCGCGCCGGAGCGCTCAGCGCGTGGGTGTCCGCGCCGAGAAAGAGCGGCCCCTCGACCCCGATCGATGCTCGATACTCCACGATCGCCTGCGTCGTCGCGGCAATGTGGTCGTCGTTGAACGCCGTGTTCAGCGAGGAGCCTCTGTGCCCGCTTGTTCCGAATGCCACGCGCTGAGAGGCGATCTCGGGATCGGGTTTGAGTTCGTAGTACGCGGCGATCAGTGAGTCGATGTCGACGAGGTCGTCGTCGGTGGCGAATGTTCCAGCACGCTCGGTCATGCGCCCATTCTCTCAGTGCCGGTTCCGCCAGTGCACATTGTCTCGGGCGACTAGGCTCGATGCTATGCCTCAGAACGACGCCTCCGTCCTCCGCACGTACAGCTATCTCGGGCCGCGCGGAACGTTTACCGAGGCAGCTCTTGCGCAGGTGGCAGAAGCCGAGGGTCAGATCTGGCGCAGCGTCAACAACGTCGGGGAGGCGTTCTCCGACGTCGCGAGCGGCGTCTCTGATGGGGCCGTCGTCGCTCTCGAGAACTCGATAGACGGCGGCGTTTCCGCCGCGCAGGATGCCCTGGCCACAACGGCGGGTCTGCGCATCATGGGGGAGTACCTCGTGCCCGTCGACTTCACGATCGTCGCGCGGCGCGGAATGACGCTCGAGCAGGTGTCCCACCTCAACGGGCACCCGGTTGCCTACGCGCAGTGCCGGCGCTGGATTGAGAAGCATCTCCCCGGGCACACGCACATCCCGTCAACAAGCAACGTCGCCGCCGCGGCGAACCTGCTCGAGAGCGATGTCGCCGACGCCGCCATCGCTCCACCGAACATCACGGAGCACTACGACCTCGAGGTGCTTGCCGAGCACATCGGCGACAACATCAACGCCGTCACGCGTTTCGCACTCGTGACGACGTCGCGCAGCATCCCCGAGCCGACAGGCGCAGACAAGACGAGCTTCGTCGCCGAGCTGCCCATCGACCAGCCGGGCGCCTTGCTCGACATGCTCGAGCAGCTCTCGACGCGCGGCGTCAATATGACCATGATCCAATCGCGGCCCATCGGAGACGAATTGGGCCGGTACCGGTTTGTGATCGACGTCGACGGGCATATTCGCGATGAGCGCGTCGCCGATGCGCTCATGGGCATTCACCGGTTCAGCCCCCGCGTCACCTTCCTCGGCTCCTACCCGAGGGCAGACAAGGCGCCCGTGCGGTTCGATGCCCGGTATGACGACGACGTCTACATCGAGGCCCGCGACTGGCTGCGCGGCCTCATCTCGGGGGAGCCCACCCCCGAGGCGTAGAAGAACACCGCACGCCGCGTTTCACCGAAGGAGCTGAACGTGCCCGACTCGACATCAGAATTCGACCCCCGTTTCGACCCGCGATTTCAGCCGGGCTTCGACCCTGAGGTGCACAGCGAACAGTCGCGTGGGCCGCGTGATTCACCGACAGAAGCGCCGACCGTGGCCGATTCCAACGACGAGGTACCCGTCGTGGATGCTGACGATCTTGCACACGGGGGAGCCCTCGATGGCGACGAGCACGAGGCAATGGATGCCGCGGCCGCACCACCGCGCAGCGGTGTCGTGTTGATGCTGCGCAACCCCTTCGTGTGGACCATCGTCGTTCTCGGAGTCGGCCTCGTCGCCTGGTCCCTGACCGCCTACTCATCGGCGATCGAGACGACGGCGAGCATTTTCTCTGGAGCGATCGGACGCAGCGACGAGACCATGACCGAATACGCGTCTGCGCAGTTCGCGATCGGCATCGCTCCGTTCACACTCGTTGTCGGCATCCTCGCCCTCGTCGGCGTCGTCTTCTTCGCCGCGGTGACGTGGTGGCGTGAGCGCGCGGCACAACGATGACATCGCGCATCTCGTGGCGGGCTCTCATCACGACGGTCGTTGGCATCGTTCTGCTCATCGGCGGTTTGCTCACAGTCTGGGGTGGGCTGGCGCAGAGGTACGAGTCCGCGCATTCAGCGATCAGCGTCCACGAGCAGAAGCCACCGTCCGATCTCAATGAGTACACGTACTACTCGTTCGAAGGTGACGGCAGCGGTGCTCTCGACGACAACCTCTCGTCGATGCTCGAGAGCATCAGGGCGCTGCTGCTCTCTGACGCAGAAGCGTCAGGATCGTTCAATGTCCCCCACCTGGACGTCTACGTCGAGGAGGCGAGTCTCGTTGCTGTGTCAGGGGAACCGCCTCGGGATCGGCCGTATCGCTACGGCATCTACTTTCAGCCGTGGGCGCCCCACGGGTACATGATTGCGCCGTTCGTCGGAGGCCTGATCACGTTTGCCGGGCTCTTTTGGATGGCCGCACGGTGGCACCTGACAGCATCCGTTCGACACCGTGAGATTGACGAAACCCCGCTGTAACAGCGAAACTGTGTCTGGCCCCACGAAAGGTCATACCCCCTGTCTCGGTGCTTAGCGTGCCGCAATCCCATATGCGCGTGCCCGCCAAGACGAGCTTCAGCCAAAGCAGCCTGATGCTTCGACGTAACTCACAGAAAGACCGCATGTGACGAATTCCTCCGTCAGTGACTACATCAGCTCCGTCTACGAAACTGCCGCGCGGCGCAATGCGAACGAGCCCGAGTTTCACCAGGCTTTGTACGAAGTGCTCGAGTCGATCGCCCCCGCGCTGATCGAGCACCCGGAGTTCATCGAGGCAGGCATTCTCGAAAGGCTTGTCGAGCCGGAGCGTCAGGTGATGTTCCGCGTTCCGTGGACAGATGACGGCAACAGGGTCCACGTGAACCGCGGCTTTCGCGTGCAGTTCAACTCGGCACTCGGGCCGTACAAGGGCGGACTGCGCTTCCACCCGACGGTCAACCTCTCAATCATCAAGTTCCTTGGTTTCGAGCAGATCTTCAAGAACGCGCTCACAGGGCAGGGAATCGGTGGCGGCAAGGGTGGCAGCGACTTCGACCCGCACGGCAAGTCAGACTCAGAGATCATGCGGTTCTGCCAGTCGTTCATGGACGAGCTTTACCACCACATCGGCGAGTACACGGATGTGCCTGCGGGCGACATCGGCGTCGGCGGGCGTGAGATCGGCTACATGTTCGGTCGGTTCCGCAAGCTGACAAACCGCCACGAGTCAGGCGTGCTCACGGGCAAGGGCCTCGGCTGGGGCGGCGCCCAGGTGCGCACAGAGGCAACGGGCTACGGCGCCGTCTTCTTCGCCGAAGAAATGCTCGCCGTGCGGGGCGAGGGCATCGACGGACGCACAGCGATCGTCTCGGGCTCCGGAAACGTCGCCACCTACGCGATCGAGAAGGTGCAGCAGCTCGGCGGCAAGGCCATCACAGCATCCGACTCGTCTGGCTACATCGTCGACGAAGAGGGTGTCGACGTCGACCTGCTGAAGCAGATCAAAGAGGTTGAGCGTCTGCGCATCTCGGAGTACGCCGCACGCAAGTCGTCTGCGCGCTTCATCGAGGGCGGCTCTGTGTGGGATGTGACCGGCGACATCGCCCTTCCGAGCGCCACACAGAACGAGCTCAGCCTTGAGGCTGCAGAAACGCTGATCAAGAACGGTGTCGTCGCCGTGTCTGAAGGTGCGAACATGCCGACGCAGCCCGATGCCGTTCATGCATTCCAGAAGGCAGGCGTGCTGTTCGGGCCGGGCAAGGCTGCGAACGCGGGCGGTGTTGCAACGTCAGCTCTCGAGATGACGCAGAACGCCTCGCGCGAGCGCTGGTCGTTCGACGACAGCGAGCGCCGCCTTCACGACATCATGCGCAACGTGCACCGTTCGGCGTATGAGGCTGCCGAGCGCTACGGTCACCCCGGCGACTACGTCGTTGGCGCGAACACGTCGGCGTTCGTGCAGGTTGCCAGCGCGATGCAGTCGCAGGGCGTCGTCTAGCCGAGTCAGTACTCAGCACCAACGTGTGCCACTTAGCGCGGCTTGCCCTGAGCTGAGGCCGCACAAAGTGGCACACGTTTTTGTGCGGGCAGCGGTAGATCAGGCCCTGTCTGCGGCGGCGGTTTCTGCCGCAGCGGCAGCGCGCTGCTTGGCGGCTGCGCGGGAGCGCGGGACCGGCACCTTCACGGTGAGCGCGAGTGGGTCAACCGTGAAGCGCGTTGCCGTCGTCGTTCCGATCTCGTCGCCATCGAGCTCGAGCTGCTGCGGGTCGTCTGGCTTCACCGTCACCATGGGCGAGCGCAGGTACGTCACCGTGCGGTCGCGACCCTCCGTCGCGGTGAGGATGCGTCGCCCGATGCTGGAGCGGCGCAGCACGCCGTTCTCCCAGCGCACCTTGCGCCACACTTGCAGCCACCCGAGAGCGCCCTTGGGCTGAAGCACAGCCAAGTCGAGCTTTCCGTCGTCGATCTTGGCGTCGGGGAGCAACTCGATGCCGGCGGGAAGCGTGCCGCAGTTGGCGACGAGGATCGTGCTGACGTGGGCGCTGTGGGGCGCCGACTCGGCGAGCTGGTAGCGAATGCGAAACGGCTTGAGGTCGGCAAGCGAGCGCACGACAGCATCCGCGTAGGCAAGCCAGCCAACCGACTTCTTCAAATCGTCGTTGGTGTTCGCGATCATCTGGGCGTCGATTCCCATGCCCGCCATCACGAGAAACACATACTGCTGCGCTGGCCCGTTCTCTGCGCGAACCTCGGCGATGCCGACATCGATAGCGCGATCGTTGCCCGCATAGGCGATGGACACCGCCTGCTTGACGTTGCCGAGCGGAAGATCGAGGTTGCGCGCAAGCAGGTTTCCCGTGCCTGCCGGAACAATGGCCAGCGGCACGCCGCTCGAGCGCAATCCTTCCGCGACGCAGCGCACGGTTCCGTCGCCGCCCGCAGCGACGACGACCGATGCGCCCTTCTTGACAGCCTGTTTGGCCATGGACACACCGGGGTCGTCGATAGTTGTCGCGATGAAGAGGGGTTCGC contains these protein-coding regions:
- the pgm gene encoding phosphoglucomutase (alpha-D-glucose-1,6-bisphosphate-dependent) — its product is MTERAGTFATDDDLVDIDSLIAAYYELKPDPEIASQRVAFGTSGHRGSSLNTAFNDDHIAATTQAIVEYRASIGVEGPLFLGADTHALSAPARTTALEVLVGNKVHVLVDEFDDFVPTPALSHAILLYNNDPAHHNRADGIIITPSHNPPSDGGFKYNPPHGGPADSDATSRIADRANALIEGGLAEVKRAEPSAVDTYDFRGRYVDDLENIIDMEAIRKSDIRIGADPLGGASVHYWQAIADRYDIDLTVVNPLVDPTWRFMTLDWDGKIRMDPSSPSAMASVLNHRGDYDILTGNDADADRHGIVTPDAGLMNPNHFLAVAVDYLYQHRTGWNPDAAIGKTLVSSSMIDRVAASLDRTLWEVPVGFKWFVPGLVDGSVGFGGEESAGASFLRTNGTVWTTDKDGIVLCLLAAEIRAVTGKSPSQLYAQLTERFGDPAYRRVDAAATDEQKAILKKLDGDSIHATELAGEQITAKLSHAPGNDAAIGGVKVVTENAWFAARPSGTEDVYKIYAESFRGTDHLEQVLTEAKTIVDAALKG
- the pheA gene encoding prephenate dehydratase, with protein sequence MPQNDASVLRTYSYLGPRGTFTEAALAQVAEAEGQIWRSVNNVGEAFSDVASGVSDGAVVALENSIDGGVSAAQDALATTAGLRIMGEYLVPVDFTIVARRGMTLEQVSHLNGHPVAYAQCRRWIEKHLPGHTHIPSTSNVAAAANLLESDVADAAIAPPNITEHYDLEVLAEHIGDNINAVTRFALVTTSRSIPEPTGADKTSFVAELPIDQPGALLDMLEQLSTRGVNMTMIQSRPIGDELGRYRFVIDVDGHIRDERVADALMGIHRFSPRVTFLGSYPRADKAPVRFDARYDDDVYIEARDWLRGLISGEPTPEA
- the gdhA gene encoding NADP-specific glutamate dehydrogenase; its protein translation is MSSVYETAARRNANEPEFHQALYEVLESIAPALIEHPEFIEAGILERLVEPERQVMFRVPWTDDGNRVHVNRGFRVQFNSALGPYKGGLRFHPTVNLSIIKFLGFEQIFKNALTGQGIGGGKGGSDFDPHGKSDSEIMRFCQSFMDELYHHIGEYTDVPAGDIGVGGREIGYMFGRFRKLTNRHESGVLTGKGLGWGGAQVRTEATGYGAVFFAEEMLAVRGEGIDGRTAIVSGSGNVATYAIEKVQQLGGKAITASDSSGYIVDEEGVDVDLLKQIKEVERLRISEYAARKSSARFIEGGSVWDVTGDIALPSATQNELSLEAAETLIKNGVVAVSEGANMPTQPDAVHAFQKAGVLFGPGKAANAGGVATSALEMTQNASRERWSFDDSERRLHDIMRNVHRSAYEAAERYGHPGDYVVGANTSAFVQVASAMQSQGVV
- a CDS encoding diacylglycerol/lipid kinase family protein; this encodes MSVEGEKFAAVVFNPVKTDAEKLKRIITEGAVEHGWGEPLFIATTIDDPGVSMAKQAVKKGASVVVAAGGDGTVRCVAEGLRSSGVPLAIVPAGTGNLLARNLDLPLGNVKQAVSIAYAGNDRAIDVGIAEVRAENGPAQQYVFLVMAGMGIDAQMIANTNDDLKKSVGWLAYADAVVRSLADLKPFRIRYQLAESAPHSAHVSTILVANCGTLPAGIELLPDAKIDDGKLDLAVLQPKGALGWLQVWRKVRWENGVLRRSSIGRRILTATEGRDRTVTYLRSPMVTVKPDDPQQLELDGDEIGTTTATRFTVDPLALTVKVPVPRSRAAAKQRAAAAAETAAADRA